Genomic window (Saccharothrix australiensis):
GCTCCACGTCGCGTGGAACTCGCCGCTGGCGTGGGTACGGGCCGAGCGACTGGCCCGTGCCGCCGGCCGCGAGGTCCGGCCGCTGGTCATGCGGGACACCGACCGCGACCTGCGCTCCGTGCTGCTGGTGCGGGCCGATTCGCCGTGCGCGAAGGTCGCCGAGCTCCAATACCGCACCGTCGGGCTCGGTGCGGTGGACTCGCCCCAGGCGACGCTGCTGCCCACCGCGCTCCTGCGCGAGGCCGGGCTCGTCCCCGGTGGCGACGTCACCGTGCGCCGCTTCGACACAGGCGTCGGCCTGCACGGCGACCACATCGGGGGCGAACGCGACGCGGCGCGGGCGCTGATCGCCGGCGAGGTCGACGCCGCCGCGGTGGTCGACACCAACGTCCTGCTGTTCGGCCGCGAGGGCACCCTGCCGGCGGGCAGTACCAGGGTGCTCGCCCGGACCGGGGCCTTCGACCACTGCAACCTCAGCGCCGTGGACACCGCGCCCGCCGACCTGGTCGACCGGCTGGGTGAGCTGCTGCTGTCGATGTCCTACGCCGACCCGGAGGTGCGACCGCTGTTCGACCTCGAAGGACTGAGGGAGTGGCGGGAAGGGCGGACCTCCGGCTACGCCCGGCTGGCAGCCGCCGTGGACGACGAGGGCTTCTACGACGGCCGAGGCCGCGTCACCGCGCGGGGGTACTCGCCATGATC
Coding sequences:
- a CDS encoding phosphate/phosphite/phosphonate ABC transporter substrate-binding protein — its product is MTLILGAVAYDPKVVTIWNGFRAWLRAHDLPFDYVLYSHYERQVEDLLAGRLHVAWNSPLAWVRAERLARAAGREVRPLVMRDTDRDLRSVLLVRADSPCAKVAELQYRTVGLGAVDSPQATLLPTALLREAGLVPGGDVTVRRFDTGVGLHGDHIGGERDAARALIAGEVDAAAVVDTNVLLFGREGTLPAGSTRVLARTGAFDHCNLSAVDTAPADLVDRLGELLLSMSYADPEVRPLFDLEGLREWREGRTSGYARLAAAVDDEGFYDGRGRVTARGYSP